In the genome of Ictalurus furcatus strain D&B chromosome 13, Billie_1.0, whole genome shotgun sequence, one region contains:
- the LOC128616941 gene encoding urotensin-2 receptor: MTTVSVESLVVMVDKVPNGTETPVVSSAEDVAATFTIGTILSLMCLVGVSGNIYTLVVMCHSMRSAASMYIYIVNLAMADLLYLLTIPFVVCTHFLKGWYFGDVGCRTLISMDFLTMHASIFTLTVMSTERYFAVLKPLDTVKRSKSYRKAIAILVWTASLILTLPMIIDVELKTENSKAMCQTTLSPLSYKIYITSLFCTSIVAPGVIIGYLYICLARAYWISQTENFKQTRKLPNHKVLYLIFTIVLLFWACFLPFWIWQLLGQFKREMVLSTKARRNINYLTTCLTYSNSCINPFLYTLLTKNYKEYLRKRQRTWTSGSYFNRRNRFQRSPRRSLSSSSQQCTESFMLTHTSRTNHSSL, encoded by the coding sequence ATGACCACTGTGTCAGTGGAGTCACTGGTGGTAATGGTTGATAAAGTGCCAAATGGAACTGAGACTCCAGTGGTATCATCTGCTGAAGATGTGGCTGCAACCTTCACTATTGGCACCATCCTATCCCTCATGTGCCTTGTTGGCGTGTCAGGAAACATCTACACCCTGGTGGTCATGTGCCATTCAATGCGCTCTGCTGCctctatgtatatatacattgtcAACTTGGCAATGGCTGATCTCCTGTACTTGCTCACTATTCCCTTTGTGGTGTGCACCCACTTTTTAAAGGGTTGGTACTTTGGTGATGTGGGATGCCGGACTCTCATCAGTATGGACTTCCTCACCATGCATGCAAGCATTTTCACACTGACTGTAATGAGTACAGAGCGTTATTTTGCTGTTCTTAAGCCTTTGGATACAGTCAAACGTTCTAAGAGCTACCGTAAGGCCATTGCGATTCTGGTGTGGACAGCATCACTGATTCTAACCCTTCCCATGATCATTGATGTAGAGCTAAAGACAGAAAATTCCAAAGCAATGTGTCAGACCACATTAAGTCCTCTTTCTTACAAGATTTATATCACATCTCTTTTTTGCACCAGCATTGTGGCACCAGGGGTCATAATCGGCTACCTCTACATCTGCCTTGCCCGTGCTTACTGGATCTCACAGACAGAGAACTTTAAGCAGACTCGGAAGCTGCCAAACCACAAAGTGCTATATCTTATTTTTACAATTGTGCTTCTCTTTTGGGCCTGCTTCCTTCCCTTCTGGATCTGGCAGCTACTGGGCCAGTTCAAGCGAGAAATGGTTCTTTCGACCAAGGCCAGGCGCAACATCAACTATCTTACCACCTGCCTGACCTATAGCAACAGCTGCATCAATCCTTTCCTATACACTCTTCTGACCAAGAACTACAAGGAGTATCTTCGTAAGAGGCAAAGAACCTGGACGTCTGGGAGCTATTTCAACAGGAGAAACCGCTTCCAACGGTCCCCTCGTCGCTCCCTGTCATCCAGCAGCCAGCAGTGTACAGAGAGTTttatgctcacacacacatcacgtACCAACCACAGCAGTCTGTGA